From one Leifsonia soli genomic stretch:
- a CDS encoding FAD-dependent oxidoreductase: MTYPSRLGPAERAAAIAALKDTELDILVVGGGIVGAGSAVDAATRGLTTGLVEARDFASGTSSRSSKLVHGGIRYLEQLDFRLVREALIERGLLLQRIAPHLVKPVRFLYPLHKRVWERFYIGAGMMLYDIFSYTGGRPPGVPHHRHLSKRQVLNAIPSMNKDALVGGITYYDAQVDDARYVANLVRTAAHYGAHIASRVRVEGFIKVGERVVGVRAHDLETDERFDIRAKQVVNATGVWTDDTQSMVGERGQFKVRASKGIHLVVPRDRFQSTMGLLLRTEKSVLFVIPWGRHWLIGTTDTDWHLDKAHPAATAADIDYLLAHVNEILNIPLTREDVEGVYAGLRPLLAGESEQTSKLSREHLVAHSVPGLVVIAGGKWTTYRVMAKDAVDAAVSALDGKTPASTTMDIALVGAEGYQAAWNRRHRIAQESGLHVARIEHLLNRYGTFAEDILALIREDPSLADPLPGADDYVGAEVVYAATHEGALHLEDVLARRTRISIEAWDRGASAAPVAASLMARVLGWDSDREEREVRTYLRRVEAERASQLQPDDESADRIRLEAPDIVEADAAAAKSASKAAAAKAGTAKAGTSRAGTPTSADQAAPKHVQGAGAEDAPPTDG; encoded by the coding sequence GTGACCTACCCGTCGCGGCTCGGTCCGGCGGAGCGCGCGGCGGCGATCGCGGCGCTCAAGGACACCGAGCTCGACATCCTGGTGGTCGGCGGCGGCATCGTCGGCGCGGGGTCGGCGGTGGATGCGGCGACGCGCGGTCTCACCACCGGACTCGTGGAGGCGCGCGACTTCGCCTCGGGAACCTCCAGCCGGTCGTCCAAGCTGGTCCACGGCGGCATCCGCTACCTCGAGCAGCTCGACTTCCGCCTGGTCCGCGAGGCCCTCATCGAGCGCGGGCTGCTGCTGCAGCGCATCGCTCCGCACCTCGTGAAGCCCGTGCGCTTCCTGTACCCGCTGCACAAGCGGGTGTGGGAGCGCTTCTACATCGGCGCGGGGATGATGCTGTACGACATCTTCTCGTACACAGGAGGTCGGCCTCCCGGCGTCCCGCACCACCGGCACCTGAGCAAGCGGCAGGTGTTGAACGCCATTCCGTCCATGAACAAGGACGCCCTGGTCGGCGGCATCACCTACTACGACGCGCAGGTCGACGACGCCCGCTACGTCGCCAACCTGGTGCGGACCGCGGCGCACTACGGCGCCCACATCGCCTCCCGCGTGCGGGTCGAGGGCTTCATCAAGGTCGGCGAGCGGGTGGTCGGCGTCCGGGCCCACGACCTCGAGACCGACGAGCGGTTCGACATCCGCGCCAAGCAGGTCGTCAACGCGACCGGCGTCTGGACGGACGACACGCAGTCGATGGTGGGGGAGCGCGGCCAGTTCAAGGTGCGCGCGTCCAAGGGCATCCACCTGGTGGTGCCGCGGGACCGCTTCCAGTCGACGATGGGCCTCCTGCTGCGCACCGAGAAGAGCGTGCTCTTCGTCATCCCCTGGGGCCGGCACTGGCTCATCGGCACGACGGACACGGACTGGCACCTCGACAAGGCGCACCCCGCAGCGACCGCCGCCGACATCGACTACCTGCTCGCCCACGTCAACGAGATCCTCAACATCCCGTTGACGCGGGAGGACGTCGAGGGCGTCTACGCGGGGCTCCGGCCCCTCCTTGCCGGAGAGTCCGAGCAGACGTCGAAGCTGTCCCGCGAGCACCTGGTCGCCCACTCGGTGCCGGGTCTCGTGGTCATCGCGGGCGGCAAATGGACGACCTACCGCGTGATGGCGAAGGACGCGGTGGATGCCGCCGTCAGCGCCCTCGACGGCAAGACGCCCGCATCCACGACGATGGACATCGCGCTGGTCGGCGCGGAGGGCTACCAGGCCGCGTGGAACCGGCGCCACCGGATCGCCCAGGAGTCCGGCCTCCACGTCGCCCGCATCGAGCACCTGCTCAACCGCTACGGCACCTTCGCCGAGGACATCCTCGCCCTCATCCGCGAGGACCCGTCGCTGGCCGACCCGCTGCCCGGCGCGGACGACTACGTCGGCGCGGAGGTCGTCTACGCGGCGACGCACGAGGGCGCGCTGCACCTGGAGGACGTGCTCGCCCGGCGCACGCGCATCTCCATCGAGGCGTGGGACCGCGGCGCCTCCGCCGCCCCGGTCGCCGCGTCGCTCATGGCGCGCGTGCTCGGCTGGGACTCCGACCGGGAGGAGCGCGAAGTGCGCACCTACCTGCGGCGGGTCGAGGCGGAGCGCGCCAGCCAGCTGCAGCCCGACGACGAGTCGGCCGACCGCATCCGCCTCGAAGCGCCCGACATCGTCGAAGCCGACGCCGCCGCCGCGAAGTCCGCGTCGAAGGCTGCCGCAGCGAAGGCCGGAACGGCGAAGGCCGGCACGTCCCGGGCCGGCACTCCGACGAGCGCCGACCAGGCGGCGCCGAAGCACGTGCAGGGCGCAGGCGCGGAGGACGCACCCCCGACCGACGGCTAG
- a CDS encoding cation:proton antiporter regulatory subunit, whose translation MVDVRRVKLPGVGVLHTFVTDDGGKVGVIAHRSGHSDLITFSDHEDGSDVTKVSLRLNEDEAHTLAELLGGTQITEALTALDQIPGLSIDWFTVDYDDYIAGQQLGAPGDRGFVGLAVVAVVRGDSANPAPAPDFKVFPGDTLVVAGTPEKVAKAFSFFRTGEVAHRVTADAPPGG comes from the coding sequence ATGGTAGACGTTCGACGGGTGAAGCTGCCCGGGGTCGGAGTGCTCCACACCTTCGTGACCGACGATGGCGGCAAAGTCGGCGTCATCGCGCACCGGTCCGGCCACAGCGACCTGATCACCTTCTCGGACCACGAGGACGGCAGCGACGTCACCAAGGTGTCGCTCCGGCTCAACGAGGATGAGGCCCACACGCTGGCGGAGCTGCTCGGCGGCACGCAGATCACCGAGGCGCTGACGGCGCTCGACCAGATCCCCGGGCTCAGCATCGACTGGTTCACCGTCGACTACGACGACTACATCGCCGGCCAGCAGCTCGGCGCGCCCGGCGACCGCGGCTTCGTCGGCCTCGCGGTCGTCGCCGTGGTGCGCGGGGACTCCGCCAACCCCGCGCCCGCTCCCGACTTCAAGGTGTTCCCCGGCGACACGCTCGTGGTCGCCGGAACGCCGGAGAAGGTCGCGAAGGCGTTCTCGTTCTTCCGCACGGGCGAGGTCGCCCACCGGGTCACCGCCGACGCTCCGCCCGGAGGCTGA
- a CDS encoding ABC-F family ATP-binding cassette domain-containing protein has product MSHIDVSGVSYTLADGRPLLDDVSFRVGEGRVGALIGANGAGKSTLLRIIRGELRPDAGGVVIDGGLGVMDQFVGHVRDDRTVHDLLVGVAPKAVKAAAEALEAAENAIIERDETDTQLRYATALAEYADAGGYEQEVVWDQCTVAALGVPFERARHRAVRSLSGGEQKRLVLEALLRGPEQVLLLDEPDNYLDVPAKRWLEEQLRATQKTVLVVSHDRELLANAADRIITLELGAAGNTTWTHGGGFAGYHEARRERMDRLEELRRRWDEEHAKLKALVLRFKEKAKYNSDLASAYQAAQTRLARFEAAGPPQAVPREQNVRMRLTGSRTGRRVLQVDDLELTGLMRAFDTEVWFGERIAVLGSNGSGKSHFLRLLAAGGTDPDPAAGHLASAESAGAPVPHTGTARLGARVAPGLFAQAHEHPELVGRTLLEILHRGDERRDGLPREAASRVLDRYGLAGAAEQTFESLSGGQQARLQILLLELSGATLLLLDEPTDNLDLVSAEALEEGLAGFEGTVIAVTHDRWFARGFDRFLVFGSDGAVYEADEPVWDERRVSRAR; this is encoded by the coding sequence GAGCCACATCGACGTCTCCGGCGTCTCCTACACGCTCGCCGACGGCCGACCGCTTCTCGACGACGTCTCGTTCCGGGTCGGGGAGGGGCGCGTCGGCGCTCTCATCGGCGCGAACGGGGCGGGGAAGTCGACCCTGCTCCGGATCATCCGCGGTGAGCTCCGGCCCGATGCCGGGGGCGTCGTCATCGACGGCGGTCTCGGGGTGATGGACCAGTTCGTCGGACACGTCCGGGACGACCGGACGGTGCACGACCTCCTGGTGGGAGTGGCGCCGAAGGCGGTGAAGGCCGCAGCCGAAGCGCTGGAGGCCGCTGAGAACGCCATCATCGAACGCGACGAGACCGACACGCAGCTGCGCTATGCGACCGCGCTCGCCGAGTACGCCGACGCCGGGGGATACGAGCAGGAGGTCGTCTGGGATCAGTGCACGGTCGCCGCGCTCGGCGTGCCGTTCGAGCGTGCGCGCCATCGGGCGGTCCGCAGCCTGTCCGGCGGTGAGCAGAAGCGGCTGGTGCTGGAAGCGTTGCTGCGCGGGCCGGAGCAAGTGCTGCTGCTGGATGAGCCGGACAACTATCTCGACGTCCCGGCGAAGCGCTGGCTGGAGGAGCAGCTCCGCGCGACGCAGAAGACCGTGCTGGTCGTCTCGCACGACCGGGAGTTGCTCGCCAACGCGGCGGACAGGATCATCACGCTGGAGCTCGGCGCTGCCGGGAACACGACGTGGACGCACGGCGGCGGCTTCGCCGGCTACCACGAGGCACGGCGCGAGCGGATGGACCGGCTCGAGGAGCTGCGCCGCCGGTGGGACGAGGAGCACGCCAAGCTGAAGGCGCTCGTGCTGCGCTTCAAGGAGAAGGCGAAGTACAACAGCGATCTCGCGAGCGCCTATCAAGCCGCGCAGACCCGCCTCGCGCGCTTCGAGGCCGCCGGGCCGCCGCAGGCGGTGCCGCGCGAGCAGAACGTGCGGATGCGCCTGACCGGGTCCCGCACCGGCCGCCGGGTGCTCCAGGTCGACGACCTGGAGCTCACCGGGCTGATGCGCGCGTTCGACACGGAGGTCTGGTTCGGTGAGCGCATCGCGGTGCTCGGGTCGAACGGTTCCGGCAAGTCGCACTTCCTCCGGCTGCTCGCGGCCGGGGGCACGGACCCCGACCCGGCGGCGGGCCACCTCGCATCGGCGGAGTCCGCCGGCGCGCCGGTTCCGCACACCGGCACCGCGAGACTCGGCGCGCGGGTCGCCCCCGGCCTGTTCGCCCAGGCCCACGAGCATCCCGAGCTGGTCGGGCGCACGCTGCTGGAGATCCTGCACCGCGGGGACGAACGACGTGACGGGCTCCCGCGGGAGGCGGCGAGCCGGGTGCTCGACCGCTACGGGCTCGCCGGGGCCGCCGAGCAGACCTTCGAGTCGCTCTCGGGCGGCCAGCAGGCGCGCCTCCAGATCCTGCTGCTCGAGCTCTCCGGTGCGACCCTGCTGCTGCTCGACGAGCCGACCGACAACCTCGACCTGGTCTCGGCCGAGGCGCTCGAGGAGGGTCTCGCCGGTTTCGAGGGGACGGTCATCGCGGTCACGCACGACCGCTGGTTCGCCCGCGGCTTCGACCGGTTCCTGGTGTTCGGCTCGGACGGCGCGGTCTACGAGGCCGACGAGCCGGTGTGGGACGAGCGGAGGGTCAGCCGGGCACGGTGA
- a CDS encoding GuaB3 family IMP dehydrogenase-related protein: MEIEIGRAKRARRVYAFDDVAVVPSRRTRDPEDVSVSWTIDAYQFSIPFIAAPMDSVVSPTTAIMMGQLGGLGVLDLEGLWTRYEDPEPLLAEIRELPAERATSRMQEIYSEPIKPELVTRRLAEIREGGVTVAGALSPQRTQELYETVVDAGVDLFVIRGTTVSAEHVSKNVEPLNLKKFIYELDVPVIVGGAATYTAALHLMRTGAAGVLVGFGGGAASTTRSTLGIHAPMATAVADVAGARRDYMDESGGRYVHVIADGGLGSSGDIVKAIACGADAVMLGTTLARATDAPGGGWHWGAEAHHSQLPRGNRVAVGQVAPLEEVLYGPAPVAEGSANLVGALRRSMATTGYSDVKEFQRVEVVVAPYRTQ, encoded by the coding sequence ATGGAGATCGAGATCGGCCGCGCCAAGCGCGCCCGCCGTGTGTACGCCTTCGACGACGTGGCCGTGGTTCCGAGCCGCCGCACCCGCGACCCGGAGGACGTCTCCGTGTCGTGGACGATCGACGCCTACCAGTTCTCCATCCCGTTCATCGCCGCCCCGATGGACTCGGTGGTCTCGCCGACGACGGCCATCATGATGGGCCAGCTCGGCGGCCTCGGCGTGCTCGACCTCGAGGGCCTCTGGACCCGGTACGAGGACCCCGAGCCGCTGCTCGCCGAGATCCGCGAGCTCCCGGCCGAGCGCGCGACGAGCCGGATGCAGGAGATCTACTCCGAGCCGATCAAGCCGGAGCTCGTCACCCGCCGGCTCGCCGAGATCCGCGAGGGCGGCGTCACCGTGGCCGGCGCGCTCTCGCCGCAGCGCACCCAGGAGCTTTACGAGACGGTCGTCGACGCCGGCGTCGACCTGTTCGTCATCCGCGGGACCACGGTCTCCGCGGAGCACGTGTCGAAGAACGTCGAGCCGCTCAACCTCAAGAAGTTCATCTACGAGCTCGACGTCCCCGTCATCGTCGGCGGCGCCGCCACCTACACCGCGGCGCTGCACCTCATGCGCACCGGCGCGGCCGGCGTGCTCGTCGGCTTCGGCGGCGGCGCGGCGTCCACCACGCGATCCACCCTCGGCATCCACGCGCCCATGGCCACCGCCGTCGCGGATGTCGCCGGCGCCCGCCGCGACTACATGGACGAGTCGGGCGGCCGCTACGTGCACGTCATCGCCGACGGCGGGCTCGGCAGCTCCGGCGACATCGTCAAGGCGATCGCCTGCGGCGCCGACGCCGTCATGCTCGGCACCACCCTCGCCCGCGCCACCGACGCCCCCGGGGGCGGCTGGCACTGGGGCGCCGAGGCGCATCACTCGCAGCTGCCGCGCGGCAACCGCGTCGCCGTTGGCCAGGTCGCGCCGCTCGAGGAGGTCCTCTACGGGCCGGCTCCCGTGGCCGAGGGCTCTGCGAATCTCGTGGGAGCCTTGCGCCGGAGCATGGCCACGACGGGATACTCGGACGTGAAGGAGTTCCAGCGCGTCGAGGTGGTCGTCGCGCCGTACCGTACGCAGTAG
- a CDS encoding DUF3817 domain-containing protein, which yields MPLAPKLEDFPKIRGALRFYQVFAYVTGIMLLLLCAEMIVKYGLGYELFAFSNYGALTFVPVQTAVAPTGVDLSTGILIAHGWLYVVYLISDFRLWSLMRWPFTKFVMIALGGVVPFLSFFVEARITKQVKSYLAGREAEAADLVEAAH from the coding sequence ATGCCCCTCGCTCCCAAGCTCGAAGACTTCCCGAAGATCCGCGGGGCGCTCCGGTTCTACCAGGTGTTCGCGTACGTCACGGGCATCATGCTGCTGCTCCTGTGCGCCGAGATGATCGTCAAGTACGGCCTCGGGTACGAGCTCTTCGCTTTCAGCAACTACGGAGCCCTCACCTTCGTCCCCGTGCAGACCGCCGTCGCACCGACCGGCGTGGACCTGAGCACGGGCATCCTCATCGCGCACGGCTGGCTGTACGTCGTGTACCTGATCTCCGACTTCCGCCTGTGGAGTCTGATGCGCTGGCCGTTCACGAAGTTCGTGATGATCGCCCTCGGTGGCGTCGTCCCGTTCCTCTCGTTCTTCGTGGAGGCCCGCATCACCAAGCAGGTGAAGTCGTACCTGGCCGGCCGTGAGGCCGAGGCAGCCGACCTCGTGGAGGCGGCACATTAG
- a CDS encoding cation:proton antiporter, with protein sequence MHLGEDLIILGILLLVAYVLGRLGRLVSLPAIPIYMLVGLLASPHTGWFPLNFESDYIELIAIFGLILLLFNLGLEFDQDEFFGNFGKLIVSGGSYIVINMGVGLIFGFMVGWGTREALIIAGMTATSSSAIVTKLLIELRRLANTETPMILGVTVVEDIFIAIYLAIVSVVLSGETDFWPVVGKLAIAFAFLVVMFTVARWGGRFVSRLFRTKDDELFTILFFGFAVLFAGIGELLGVTDAIGAFLIGLVLGATKYRRKIEQIAIPLRDVFAAFFFLNFGLALDPAKFPSVLLPVGIAVVLTILLNIGAGQFVAWINGMGVQAGINTTVILQNRGEFALILATLSLAAGLDERIQPFAGLYVLVMAVIGPILAANSEKIGAMILRSGPSRRRDRKKKREPMLDEEIALVEAATADFDSDARRETTSADETQRAVDRMVERAMQEDISGERERD encoded by the coding sequence ATGCATCTCGGCGAAGACCTCATCATTCTCGGCATCCTCCTGCTCGTCGCGTACGTGCTCGGGCGCCTCGGCAGGCTGGTGAGTCTCCCCGCGATCCCCATCTACATGCTGGTCGGATTGCTGGCCAGTCCGCACACCGGCTGGTTCCCGCTCAACTTCGAGAGCGACTACATCGAGCTCATCGCGATCTTCGGGCTCATCCTGCTGCTGTTCAATCTCGGCCTGGAGTTCGACCAGGACGAGTTCTTCGGCAACTTCGGCAAGCTGATCGTCTCCGGCGGCTCGTACATCGTCATCAACATGGGCGTCGGCCTGATCTTCGGGTTCATGGTCGGCTGGGGAACGCGGGAGGCGCTCATCATCGCCGGGATGACGGCGACGTCGTCCTCGGCGATCGTGACGAAGCTGCTGATCGAGCTCCGGCGGCTGGCGAACACCGAGACCCCGATGATCCTCGGCGTCACCGTCGTCGAGGACATCTTCATCGCCATCTACCTGGCGATCGTCTCCGTCGTGCTGAGCGGCGAGACCGACTTCTGGCCGGTGGTCGGCAAGCTCGCCATCGCCTTCGCCTTCCTGGTCGTGATGTTCACGGTCGCGCGCTGGGGCGGCCGGTTCGTCTCGCGGCTGTTCCGCACCAAGGACGACGAACTCTTCACCATCCTGTTCTTCGGCTTCGCCGTGCTGTTCGCCGGCATCGGCGAGCTGCTCGGCGTGACCGACGCGATCGGCGCCTTCCTCATCGGCCTCGTCCTCGGGGCGACGAAGTACCGGAGGAAGATCGAGCAGATCGCCATCCCGCTGCGGGATGTGTTCGCGGCCTTCTTCTTCCTCAATTTCGGCCTCGCGCTCGACCCGGCCAAGTTCCCGTCCGTGCTGCTGCCCGTCGGGATCGCGGTGGTGCTCACCATCCTGCTCAACATCGGGGCCGGCCAGTTCGTCGCCTGGATCAACGGCATGGGCGTGCAGGCGGGCATCAACACCACGGTCATCCTGCAGAACCGCGGGGAGTTCGCCCTCATCCTGGCGACGCTGTCGCTCGCCGCCGGGCTGGACGAGCGCATCCAGCCGTTCGCCGGTCTCTACGTGCTCGTGATGGCGGTGATCGGGCCGATCCTCGCAGCGAACTCCGAGAAGATCGGTGCGATGATCCTACGGTCCGGGCCGTCACGCCGACGGGACAGGAAGAAGAAGCGCGAGCCCATGCTGGACGAGGAGATCGCCCTGGTCGAGGCAGCGACCGCCGACTTCGACTCGGACGCACGGCGCGAGACGACGAGCGCCGACGAGACGCAGCGGGCCGTCGACCGGATGGTCGAGCGGGCGATGCAGGAAGACATCAGCGGCGAACGGGAACGGGACTGA
- a CDS encoding SURF1 family protein gives MMRRPRWIGALLFALLLAAGFAWLGQWQLERAVESGKAVEAPSETVLPLAEVAGPSSPLRDVAVGQLVEFTGTFVPEDYQLLHDRLNDGRSGWWVVGHLNLERDGRPVALAVARGWAPDKAAAQAAVERLSRQPDAGPQRIVGRILPDEQPEVPTDKKDPTAMRTLGVGALYNLWTGVDDMPVYAAYVVERGAPAGLVQISSPPPIAQTELNWLNIFYAAEWIIFACFAVFLWYRLVKDAKQREDELREEQLLEREKQDAAAGENPRVEPLE, from the coding sequence ATGATGCGGCGCCCGCGGTGGATCGGCGCGCTCCTGTTCGCGCTGCTCCTCGCCGCCGGGTTCGCCTGGCTCGGCCAGTGGCAGCTCGAGCGTGCTGTCGAGTCCGGCAAGGCCGTCGAGGCGCCGAGCGAGACGGTGCTCCCGCTTGCGGAGGTCGCCGGTCCGTCGTCGCCCCTCCGCGACGTGGCCGTCGGCCAGCTGGTCGAGTTCACCGGGACGTTCGTGCCGGAGGACTACCAGCTTCTCCACGACCGCCTCAACGACGGACGGAGCGGCTGGTGGGTCGTCGGCCACCTGAACCTGGAGCGGGACGGCCGGCCGGTGGCGCTCGCCGTCGCGCGCGGGTGGGCGCCGGACAAGGCGGCCGCGCAGGCGGCGGTCGAGCGGCTGTCGCGGCAGCCGGATGCCGGTCCGCAGCGCATCGTCGGCCGCATCCTGCCCGACGAGCAGCCCGAGGTGCCGACCGACAAGAAGGACCCCACGGCGATGCGGACGCTCGGCGTCGGCGCCCTCTACAACCTCTGGACCGGCGTCGACGACATGCCCGTGTACGCGGCGTACGTCGTCGAGCGCGGAGCGCCGGCCGGGCTCGTCCAGATCTCCTCCCCGCCGCCGATCGCGCAGACCGAGCTCAACTGGCTCAACATCTTCTACGCGGCCGAGTGGATCATCTTCGCCTGCTTCGCGGTGTTCCTCTGGTACCGCCTGGTGAAGGACGCCAAGCAGCGGGAGGACGAGCTGCGCGAGGAGCAGCTGCTCGAGCGCGAGAAGCAGGATGCGGCTGCCGGGGAGAACCCCCGGGTCGAGCCTTTAGAATAG
- a CDS encoding aminotransferase class I/II-fold pyridoxal phosphate-dependent enzyme, with the protein MTVEAEPLSRLRQRTSEKWRAYPDDVLPLFVAEMDYPLAPPVAAALHAAVDRSDTGYIGPDDRTQRAFADFARDRWGWEVDPAQTRTTTDVSVVIVEALRMLIEPGDRVVITTPVYPPFFELIPEAGGVVEEVPLLEGGTDGRGWALDLAGLERAFAGGAKAFLLCNPHNPLGLIHPRAELEAVAALAAHHGVFVLSDEVHAPLTHSDATFTPFLSVSDDARRIGVAAHSASKAWNLAGLKCALFVTASPEQAERIHALPIEVEVRTSHFGRIATEAAYRDGRPWLDDVLRAIETNRELLSVLLTDRLPRARYREPLAGYLAWIDLRELGWGDDPAARILEEARVAVNPGIDFGAPGAGFIRLNLACSPEVLTEAIDRIAELDRR; encoded by the coding sequence GTGACCGTCGAAGCCGAACCCCTCAGCCGTCTCCGTCAGCGCACCAGCGAGAAGTGGCGCGCGTATCCGGACGACGTCCTCCCGCTGTTCGTCGCCGAGATGGACTACCCGCTCGCTCCCCCGGTCGCCGCGGCGCTGCACGCGGCGGTCGACCGCAGCGACACCGGCTACATCGGGCCGGACGATCGCACGCAGCGCGCCTTCGCCGACTTCGCGCGCGACCGCTGGGGCTGGGAGGTCGACCCTGCGCAGACCCGGACCACCACCGACGTGAGCGTGGTGATCGTGGAGGCGCTGCGGATGCTGATCGAGCCAGGCGACCGGGTCGTCATCACCACCCCGGTCTACCCGCCGTTCTTCGAGCTCATCCCCGAGGCAGGCGGCGTGGTCGAGGAGGTGCCGCTGCTGGAGGGCGGCACGGACGGGCGCGGCTGGGCGCTCGACCTGGCGGGCCTGGAGCGGGCGTTCGCGGGAGGGGCGAAGGCGTTCCTGCTGTGCAATCCGCACAATCCGCTCGGGCTGATCCATCCGCGCGCCGAGCTGGAGGCCGTCGCGGCGCTCGCGGCCCACCACGGCGTGTTCGTTCTGAGCGACGAGGTGCACGCGCCGCTCACCCACTCCGACGCGACCTTCACGCCGTTCCTCAGCGTGTCGGACGACGCCCGGCGCATCGGCGTCGCCGCGCACTCCGCCAGCAAGGCCTGGAACCTGGCGGGGCTCAAGTGCGCGCTGTTCGTGACGGCGTCGCCCGAGCAGGCCGAGCGCATCCACGCTCTGCCCATCGAGGTGGAGGTGCGCACCAGCCACTTCGGCCGCATCGCCACCGAGGCGGCCTACCGGGACGGTCGACCCTGGCTCGACGACGTGCTGCGAGCGATCGAGACCAACCGCGAGCTCCTGTCCGTCTTGCTCACCGACCGCCTGCCGCGCGCCCGTTACCGCGAGCCGCTCGCCGGCTATCTCGCCTGGATCGACCTGCGGGAGCTGGGCTGGGGCGACGACCCGGCGGCGCGCATCCTCGAGGAGGCCCGCGTCGCGGTCAACCCCGGGATCGACTTCGGCGCGCCCGGCGCCGGCTTCATCCGGCTCAATCTCGCGTGCTCCCCGGAGGTGCTGACCGAGGCGATCGACCGGATCGCCGAGCTGGACCGCCGCTGA